Proteins encoded within one genomic window of Parolsenella massiliensis:
- the leuB gene encoding 3-isopropylmalate dehydrogenase, translated as MAEKSYKVCCLPGDGIGPEIIVEGKKVLAAVGERAGVSFECTDALIGGAAIDACADPLPPETLDAARASDAVLLASVGGPKWDSTDPAAPRPEQGLLRIRKELGLYTNLRPVKIYDALASASTLRPEVIKGVDMVLVRELTGGIYFGSHERFYDEAGAGTGGAAGQRAVDVMEYREYEVERIARQAFEAARKRRGKVTSVDKRNVLETSRMWREVVHRIHDAEYADVELEDLLVDNTAMQLINRPADFDIVVTENMFGDILSDEAAQITGSLGMLASASLGDGVSLFEPSAGSAPDIAGQGIANPLAQILSVAMMLTYAFDMGEQAGWIEGAVARVLDEGWRTRDIADAATPADYVIGTAEMGDKVVAAL; from the coding sequence ATGGCCGAGAAGAGCTACAAGGTCTGCTGCCTGCCCGGTGATGGCATTGGCCCCGAGATCATCGTCGAGGGCAAGAAGGTGCTGGCTGCGGTGGGAGAACGCGCCGGCGTGTCGTTCGAGTGCACCGACGCCCTCATCGGCGGCGCCGCCATCGACGCGTGCGCAGACCCGCTGCCGCCCGAGACGCTCGATGCGGCCCGTGCGAGCGACGCGGTGTTGCTTGCGAGCGTGGGCGGCCCCAAGTGGGACTCCACCGACCCTGCCGCCCCGCGCCCCGAGCAGGGGCTGCTGCGCATCCGCAAGGAGCTGGGCCTCTACACCAACCTGCGCCCCGTCAAGATCTACGACGCGCTCGCCAGTGCCTCGACGCTGCGCCCCGAGGTCATCAAGGGCGTAGACATGGTGCTGGTCCGCGAGCTCACGGGCGGCATCTACTTTGGCAGCCACGAGCGCTTCTACGACGAGGCCGGCGCGGGCACGGGCGGCGCGGCCGGCCAGCGTGCGGTGGATGTCATGGAGTATCGCGAGTACGAGGTCGAGCGCATCGCGCGCCAGGCGTTCGAGGCCGCGCGCAAGCGTCGCGGCAAGGTGACGAGCGTGGACAAGCGCAACGTGCTCGAGACGAGCCGCATGTGGCGCGAGGTCGTGCACCGCATCCACGACGCGGAGTACGCCGACGTTGAGCTCGAGGACCTTCTCGTGGACAACACGGCCATGCAGCTCATCAACCGCCCGGCCGACTTCGACATCGTGGTGACGGAGAACATGTTCGGTGACATCCTCTCCGACGAGGCGGCCCAGATCACCGGCTCGCTTGGCATGCTTGCCTCGGCCTCGCTGGGAGACGGCGTGAGCCTGTTCGAGCCGAGCGCCGGCAGCGCCCCCGACATCGCAGGCCAGGGCATCGCCAACCCGCTTGCGCAGATCCTCTCGGTTGCCATGATGCTCACGTACGCGTTCGACATGGGCGAGCAGGCAGGCTGGATCGAGGGTGCCGTTGCCCGCGTGCTCGACGAGGGCTGGCGCACCCGCGACATCGCCGATGCCGCCACGCCCGCCGATTACGTTATCGGTACCGCCGAGATGGGCGACAAGGTCGTCGCCGCCCTGTAG
- a CDS encoding APC family permease, protein MQKDNGSKIKWYVLSFMAFSTLWSFGNVANGFMYFNGTQVIFSWLLMFVLYFIPYALMVGELGSAFKNEGGGVTSWIKGTSTAKLAFFAGWTYWAVHVSYIASKGSGGLKALSWMVFQNHEVYDSLPTLGIQLATLGVFLLFCWVASRGLNPLKKLATIAGSSMFVMSLLFILMMFAAPAINPAGGYLSVDLSPDKLVPTFDWTYVTNLSILVFAVGGIEKISPYVNKTAGNPARQFPKAIIFTVAMVLVCALLGTVAMGMMFDPAEVNANFNSYVANGAYWAFQRLGNYYGVGNLLMIIYAACNAIGQFSTLVVSIDAPLRMLLGDENARQFVPKGLLKQNDKGAYINGIKMVVVLCGSIILAQIVVPGAAAVLTQLNKLNSVCMPLRYLWVFVAYFMLKKDGALDAEYKFVKGKTLGMVLGGWCFLVTLACCVLGMYSTDPFTMVLNVVTPLVLVALGFILPKIRKRQDAKELEEA, encoded by the coding sequence ATGCAAAAAGACAACGGTAGCAAGATCAAGTGGTATGTCCTGAGCTTCATGGCGTTCTCGACCCTGTGGAGCTTCGGCAACGTCGCGAACGGCTTCATGTACTTCAACGGCACCCAGGTCATCTTCTCCTGGCTGCTCATGTTCGTGCTGTACTTCATCCCGTATGCCCTGATGGTGGGCGAGCTCGGCAGCGCCTTCAAGAACGAGGGCGGCGGCGTCACGTCCTGGATCAAGGGCACGTCCACGGCCAAGCTCGCGTTCTTTGCGGGCTGGACGTACTGGGCTGTGCACGTCTCCTACATCGCCTCGAAGGGCTCCGGCGGCCTCAAGGCCCTGAGCTGGATGGTGTTCCAGAACCACGAGGTGTACGACTCGCTTCCCACGCTTGGCATCCAGCTCGCCACGCTTGGCGTGTTCCTGCTGTTCTGCTGGGTCGCCAGCCGTGGCCTCAACCCGCTCAAGAAGCTCGCGACCATCGCCGGCTCCAGCATGTTCGTCATGAGCCTGCTGTTCATCCTCATGATGTTCGCGGCGCCCGCCATCAACCCCGCCGGCGGCTACCTGTCCGTCGACCTGTCGCCCGACAAGCTCGTCCCCACGTTCGACTGGACCTACGTCACGAACCTGTCCATCCTCGTCTTCGCCGTGGGTGGCATCGAGAAGATCAGCCCCTACGTCAACAAGACGGCCGGAAACCCCGCGCGTCAGTTCCCCAAGGCCATCATCTTCACCGTGGCCATGGTGCTCGTGTGCGCCCTTCTCGGCACGGTGGCCATGGGCATGATGTTCGACCCGGCCGAGGTGAACGCCAACTTCAACTCCTACGTTGCCAACGGCGCGTACTGGGCGTTCCAGAGGCTTGGCAACTACTACGGCGTGGGCAACCTGCTCATGATCATCTACGCCGCATGCAACGCCATCGGCCAGTTCTCGACGCTCGTCGTCTCCATTGACGCGCCGCTGCGCATGCTGCTCGGCGACGAGAACGCGCGCCAGTTCGTGCCCAAGGGCCTGCTCAAGCAGAACGACAAGGGTGCCTACATCAACGGCATCAAGATGGTGGTCGTGCTGTGCGGCTCCATCATCCTCGCCCAGATCGTCGTGCCTGGCGCGGCCGCGGTGCTCACGCAGCTCAACAAGCTCAACTCCGTGTGCATGCCGCTGCGCTACCTGTGGGTGTTCGTGGCCTACTTCATGCTCAAGAAGGACGGCGCGCTCGACGCCGAGTACAAGTTCGTCAAGGGCAAGACGCTCGGCATGGTGCTTGGCGGCTGGTGCTTCCTCGTGACGCTGGCCTGCTGCGTGCTGGGCATGTACTCGACCGATCCGTTCACGATGGTGCTCAACGTCGTGACGCCGCTCGTGCTCGTGGCACTGGGTTTCATCCTGCCCAAGATTCGCAAGCGCCAGGACGCCAAGGAGCTCGAAGAGGCCTAG
- the leuD gene encoding 3-isopropylmalate dehydratase small subunit: protein MQFKGTVFRYGRDIDTDVIIPARYLNTSDPAELAKHCLEDLDKTFVSRVKPGDIVVADENFGCGSSREHAPVCIKAAGVSCVIAKSFARIFYRNSINMGLPILECPEAIDGIHDGDVVSVDADTGTITNETTGEQFHAQPFPPFIQEIINDGGLVARTKRVLAAKKEA, encoded by the coding sequence ATGCAGTTCAAGGGAACCGTATTCCGCTATGGTCGCGACATCGACACCGACGTCATCATCCCGGCCCGCTACCTCAACACCTCCGACCCCGCCGAGCTCGCCAAGCACTGCCTCGAGGACCTCGACAAGACGTTCGTCTCGCGCGTGAAGCCCGGCGACATCGTCGTGGCCGATGAGAACTTCGGCTGTGGCTCCAGCCGCGAGCATGCGCCCGTGTGCATCAAGGCGGCAGGTGTTTCGTGCGTCATCGCCAAGAGCTTCGCGCGCATCTTCTATCGCAACTCGATCAACATGGGCCTGCCCATCCTCGAGTGCCCCGAGGCCATCGACGGCATCCATGACGGTGACGTCGTGAGCGTCGACGCCGACACGGGCACCATCACGAACGAGACGACCGGCGAGCAGTTCCACGCCCAGCCGTTCCCGCCGTTCATCCAGGAGATCATCAACGACGGCGGCCTCGTGGCCCGCACGAAGCGCGTGCTTGCCGCCAAGAAGGAGGCGTAG
- a CDS encoding DUF4179 domain-containing protein, producing MSSTLHSYTEALDNLSFSEDEKKRLVESLKAKTGARTATASAERPATPAETAQVLRMPRHHRHHGWARIAAVAAALAIAVGGGTVAVAAGVLPAPSQVFADVFGTAPAQTEIIDKIGRPIGASATSNGVTITAQAVIGDANGCTVVFDITRDDGQPFDVTGLMMGRVSENTDDKILALMFSSDDVTIDGATSIAGSSFIYNPDVSSNTTLRYVRQFDHVDFGSASSLNGQTCHVHLSDIESFAPEEYRAHVKSGENLASGTWDLTFELNYEDATVNLAAGQTTTFAGNDATIDKVQVSPIGVTVDYTVAYQADLQGWEGGEESPQVSAEFEKIFGLPITVTFADGTTEDATRGGATSSENANGTTSVSSSYTFNQLREPSDIASVTVGDVTIPVK from the coding sequence ATGTCTTCGACTTTGCATAGCTACACCGAGGCCCTGGACAACCTGAGCTTTTCCGAGGACGAGAAGAAGCGCCTGGTAGAGAGCCTCAAGGCCAAAACGGGCGCCCGCACCGCCACGGCCTCGGCTGAGAGGCCCGCAACGCCTGCCGAGACCGCCCAGGTCCTGCGCATGCCCAGGCATCACCGCCACCATGGCTGGGCCCGCATCGCGGCCGTCGCCGCGGCGCTCGCAATCGCCGTGGGTGGCGGCACCGTTGCCGTGGCCGCAGGCGTCCTGCCCGCACCCTCCCAGGTCTTCGCCGACGTCTTTGGCACGGCGCCCGCCCAGACCGAGATCATCGACAAGATCGGCCGTCCCATCGGGGCTTCCGCCACGAGCAACGGCGTGACCATCACGGCCCAGGCCGTCATCGGCGACGCCAACGGCTGCACCGTCGTCTTCGACATCACCCGCGACGACGGCCAGCCCTTCGACGTCACCGGTCTCATGATGGGAAGGGTGAGCGAGAACACCGACGACAAGATCCTCGCGCTCATGTTCTCGAGCGATGACGTGACAATCGACGGCGCAACCTCAATCGCGGGCTCGAGCTTCATCTACAACCCCGACGTCAGCTCCAACACGACGCTGCGCTACGTCAGGCAGTTCGACCACGTGGACTTTGGCAGCGCCTCGAGCCTCAACGGCCAGACCTGCCACGTTCACCTCAGCGACATCGAGAGCTTCGCCCCCGAGGAGTACCGCGCGCACGTCAAGTCGGGAGAGAACCTCGCGTCGGGCACGTGGGACCTCACGTTCGAGCTCAACTACGAGGACGCCACGGTCAATCTCGCCGCCGGGCAGACGACGACGTTCGCAGGCAACGACGCAACCATCGACAAGGTCCAGGTCTCCCCCATCGGCGTCACCGTTGACTACACGGTCGCCTACCAGGCAGACCTCCAGGGCTGGGAGGGCGGCGAAGAGTCACCACAGGTCTCGGCCGAGTTCGAGAAGATCTTCGGGCTCCCCATCACCGTCACGTTCGCGGACGGCACGACCGAGGACGCCACGCGCGGCGGCGCCACCTCGAGCGAGAACGCCAACGGCACCACGAGCGTCTCGAGCTCCTACACCTTCAATCAGCTGCGCGAGCCCTCCGACATCGCCTCCGTCACCGTGGGCGACGTCACCATCCCCGTCAAGTAA
- the mgtA gene encoding magnesium-translocating P-type ATPase — MTMRNLFVRVDKNSQSPARRGNQAAGQQQWLRHAATAAMPELFAELSSSEEGLASEQVDAAREFYGANAVAQATKRPLPLRLLAAFADPFTYILVFIAAVSVLTDWIFATGADRDLSTPLIIGTMVLVSGVLRFIQDEKSTVAAEALAEMVESTAEVERDGDGGNETPIDEIVVGDVVHLSSGDVVPADLRIFSARDLFVSQASLTGESEPVEKRASLAADASTTATASAPALTDLESLAFMGSTVISGNARGIVVATGARTMFGEATGTLAGRKRETSFDAGIKSTSHLLVRLMLAMLPVVFVVSGATKGDWVSALLFSLSVAVGLTPEMLPMLVTTCLGKGAVDLSHRHVIVKRLDAIQDLGAVDVLCTDKTGTLTEDRIVLERHLDVNGREDARVLRYAFLNSYFSTGVKNLIDNAIVERALAEGTDEVNATVGSTITAEELAERYHGIDELPFDFERRRLSVVVGDAAGRTRMVTKGALEEVLAVCTRVELDGQALPLTDELRTQVVRRGEALADEGMRVLGVARKNEPAGAATLTVADERDMVLIGYLAFLDPPKESSAAAIRALAAHGVATKVLTGDSPRVAAHVCRAIGIDAEHVLTGVDVEAMNDDELADAVQRTNIFAKLSPAQKARVVRTLRGLGHAVAYMGDGVNDAAAMRESDCGISVDSAVDVAREAADIILLEKDLMVLEHGIECGRTTYANMIKYVKMTVSSNFGNIFSVLVAAALLPFLPMTAVQLLLLNLIYDLTCTAVPWDNVDEASVRTPRRWDTGSVRRFMVAFGPLSSVFDILTFAALFFIVCPAAAGGAWGTLDAAGQAVFAGTFQAGWFVESMWTQTLVVHLIRTEKVPFVGSRASLPLCALGATGIAVACVLPATPLGAALDFRALPATFWPILATMATGYAALVMLAKHLYVRRNGSLL; from the coding sequence ATGACGATGCGCAACCTCTTCGTCCGCGTGGACAAGAACAGCCAGAGCCCCGCAAGGAGGGGCAACCAGGCGGCCGGCCAACAGCAGTGGCTGCGCCACGCCGCAACTGCCGCGATGCCCGAGCTCTTCGCCGAGCTCAGCAGCTCCGAGGAGGGCCTCGCCTCCGAGCAGGTCGACGCCGCCCGTGAGTTCTATGGCGCAAACGCCGTGGCCCAGGCCACCAAGCGCCCGCTGCCGCTTCGCCTGCTCGCCGCGTTCGCGGACCCCTTCACCTACATCCTCGTATTCATCGCGGCGGTCTCGGTCCTCACGGACTGGATCTTCGCCACCGGCGCCGACCGAGACCTTTCCACCCCGCTCATCATTGGCACGATGGTGCTCGTCTCAGGCGTGCTCCGCTTCATTCAGGACGAGAAGAGCACCGTGGCCGCCGAGGCGCTGGCCGAGATGGTCGAGTCCACCGCCGAGGTCGAGCGAGACGGCGATGGCGGCAACGAGACACCCATCGACGAGATCGTCGTCGGCGACGTCGTGCACCTCTCCTCGGGCGACGTCGTCCCTGCCGACCTGCGCATTTTCTCCGCCCGCGACCTCTTCGTGAGCCAGGCCTCGCTCACCGGCGAGTCCGAGCCCGTCGAGAAGCGCGCGAGCCTGGCCGCAGACGCCAGCACCACGGCCACCGCCAGCGCCCCCGCCCTCACCGACCTCGAAAGCCTCGCGTTCATGGGCTCCACCGTCATCTCGGGAAACGCACGCGGCATCGTCGTGGCAACCGGCGCGCGCACGATGTTCGGCGAGGCCACCGGCACGCTCGCCGGCCGCAAGCGCGAGACCTCGTTCGACGCAGGCATCAAGTCCACGAGCCACCTGCTCGTGCGCCTCATGCTCGCCATGCTGCCCGTGGTGTTCGTCGTCTCGGGCGCCACGAAGGGTGACTGGGTCTCCGCGCTGCTCTTCTCGCTGTCCGTCGCCGTGGGGCTCACCCCGGAGATGCTGCCCATGCTCGTCACCACCTGCCTGGGCAAGGGCGCCGTCGACCTCTCCCATCGCCACGTCATCGTCAAGCGGCTCGACGCCATCCAGGACCTCGGCGCCGTCGACGTCCTGTGCACCGACAAGACCGGCACGCTCACCGAGGACCGCATCGTGCTCGAGCGCCACCTCGACGTCAACGGCCGCGAGGACGCGCGCGTGCTGCGCTACGCGTTCCTCAACAGCTACTTCTCCACGGGCGTGAAGAACCTCATCGACAACGCCATCGTCGAGCGGGCGCTTGCCGAGGGAACCGACGAGGTGAACGCCACGGTCGGCAGCACCATCACGGCCGAGGAGCTCGCGGAGCGCTACCACGGCATCGACGAGCTGCCGTTCGACTTCGAACGCAGGCGCCTGTCCGTCGTGGTGGGAGACGCCGCCGGCCGCACGCGCATGGTGACGAAGGGTGCACTCGAGGAGGTGCTCGCCGTCTGCACGAGGGTCGAGCTAGACGGCCAGGCGCTCCCGCTCACCGACGAGCTGCGCACCCAGGTCGTGCGCCGAGGCGAGGCCCTGGCCGACGAGGGCATGCGCGTGCTCGGCGTGGCGCGCAAGAACGAGCCCGCTGGTGCCGCGACGCTCACGGTCGCAGACGAGCGCGACATGGTGCTCATCGGCTACCTCGCCTTCCTCGACCCGCCCAAGGAGAGCTCGGCCGCAGCCATCCGCGCGCTCGCCGCCCACGGCGTGGCCACGAAGGTGCTTACCGGAGACTCGCCGCGCGTGGCCGCCCACGTCTGCCGCGCCATCGGCATCGACGCCGAGCACGTGCTCACCGGCGTGGACGTCGAGGCGATGAACGATGACGAGCTCGCCGACGCCGTGCAGCGCACGAACATCTTCGCCAAGCTTTCCCCAGCTCAGAAGGCACGTGTCGTGCGCACGCTGCGCGGCCTGGGGCACGCCGTGGCCTACATGGGAGACGGCGTGAACGACGCCGCCGCCATGCGCGAGAGCGACTGCGGCATCTCCGTTGACTCCGCCGTGGACGTGGCTCGCGAGGCCGCCGACATCATCCTGCTCGAGAAGGACCTCATGGTGCTCGAGCACGGCATCGAGTGCGGCCGTACCACCTACGCCAACATGATCAAGTACGTGAAGATGACCGTGAGCTCCAACTTCGGCAACATCTTCTCCGTGCTGGTGGCCGCGGCTCTGCTGCCGTTCCTGCCCATGACGGCCGTGCAGCTGCTGCTGCTCAACCTCATCTACGACCTCACGTGCACCGCGGTGCCCTGGGATAACGTCGACGAGGCGTCAGTGCGCACGCCCAGACGCTGGGACACGGGCTCCGTGCGTCGATTCATGGTGGCGTTTGGGCCGCTGAGCTCGGTCTTCGACATCCTCACGTTTGCGGCGCTGTTCTTTATCGTGTGCCCGGCCGCGGCCGGCGGAGCCTGGGGCACGCTCGACGCCGCAGGCCAGGCGGTCTTTGCGGGAACGTTCCAGGCGGGATGGTTCGTCGAGAGCATGTGGACGCAGACGCTCGTGGTGCATCTCATTCGCACCGAGAAGGTCCCGTTCGTGGGCAGCCGCGCGAGCTTGCCGCTGTGCGCCCTGGGCGCGACGGGCATCGCCGTTGCCTGCGTGCTGCCGGCGACCCCGCTTGGCGCCGCGCTCGACTTCCGCGCGCTCCCGGCCACGTTCTGGCCGATTCTCGCCACGATGGCCACGGGTTACGCGGCGCTCGTTATGCTCGCCAAGCACCTCTACGTCCGCCGAAACGGTAGCCTGCTCTAA
- a CDS encoding RNA polymerase sigma factor translates to MQGARTSVTPARPKTAALPLTPERLVESYADTILRVSYTYLHNRADAEDICQEVLLKALAQERPFRSKDHERAWVIRVAINLCKDQLRRAASRQQVALEDVPEPAAPPAQTEDEAHAAQSRVLDAVMALPQDMRIAIYLHYYEGYPIRAISAITGTSEAAIAKRLSRARAQLRETLKGDDDVFDFA, encoded by the coding sequence ATGCAAGGTGCAAGAACCAGCGTCACCCCCGCACGCCCGAAGACGGCCGCGTTACCGCTCACGCCGGAACGCTTGGTGGAGAGCTACGCAGACACGATACTTCGCGTGAGCTACACCTACCTGCACAACCGCGCGGATGCCGAGGACATCTGCCAGGAGGTCCTCCTCAAGGCGCTCGCGCAAGAGCGGCCCTTCCGCTCAAAGGATCACGAGCGCGCCTGGGTCATCCGCGTGGCCATCAACCTGTGCAAGGACCAGCTGAGGCGGGCGGCGTCGCGGCAGCAGGTAGCCCTCGAAGACGTGCCCGAGCCCGCCGCCCCACCCGCACAGACGGAGGACGAGGCCCACGCCGCCCAGTCGCGCGTGCTCGACGCGGTCATGGCCCTGCCGCAAGACATGCGCATTGCCATCTACCTGCACTACTACGAGGGCTACCCCATCCGAGCCATCTCCGCGATTACAGGCACCAGCGAGGCCGCGATCGCAAAGCGACTCTCGCGCGCCCGAGCCCAGCTCCGAGAAACGCTGAAGGGAGACGACGATGTCTTCGACTTTGCATAG
- a CDS encoding MFS transporter has protein sequence MSAKTASTAADLSRPMRLLCVGLLVLLGFSLGCSEFIVIGIEGNIADAFSVSLAQAGELISSFAITYAVLTPVLAIATGRFRRFQLLVAYAAVFCAANLVQAMAPTFAVLLLSRVLIGAVSGAFLAVGVTYIPELLGPERMSMGISVVYAAFSVAMVIATSAGKMVAELLTWRIAMWASLVLAVVTCALLVALLPREGATDEPATMAEQAGLLAEPQIITGILIFVFGVGSVYVFYGYVTPYLEQVLGLSPMGASAALMGYGVVCFFSNLLSGWVDARFGMRALIVTFPVLAALLFGLWALGPAMPAALVVVMGIALLMYVASVPCISAFMETARRSHPKALTLASSLEPMSFNIGIAFGTAAGGAVVSGPGIASVGLVGGAFALVALALVIVTLRLLKRRR, from the coding sequence GTGAGCGCAAAGACCGCCTCGACCGCCGCCGACCTCTCAAGGCCCATGCGACTTCTGTGCGTGGGGCTGCTCGTGCTGCTGGGCTTCTCGCTTGGCTGCTCGGAGTTCATCGTCATCGGCATCGAGGGAAACATCGCCGACGCCTTCTCAGTGTCGCTCGCGCAGGCCGGCGAGCTCATCAGCTCGTTTGCGATCACGTATGCCGTCCTCACGCCCGTGCTGGCGATCGCGACGGGGCGCTTCCGGCGCTTCCAGCTGCTCGTGGCCTACGCCGCCGTGTTCTGCGCGGCGAACCTCGTGCAGGCCATGGCGCCCACGTTTGCCGTGCTTCTGCTCTCGCGCGTGCTCATCGGGGCGGTCTCGGGGGCGTTTCTGGCCGTGGGCGTCACCTACATCCCCGAGCTCCTGGGGCCCGAGCGCATGTCCATGGGCATCTCGGTGGTCTACGCGGCGTTCTCCGTAGCCATGGTCATCGCGACGTCTGCCGGCAAGATGGTGGCCGAGCTGCTCACGTGGCGCATCGCCATGTGGGCGTCGCTCGTGCTCGCGGTGGTGACGTGCGCCCTGCTCGTGGCGCTGCTGCCGCGCGAGGGAGCCACGGACGAGCCGGCGACGATGGCCGAGCAGGCCGGGCTTCTCGCCGAGCCGCAGATTATCACGGGCATCCTGATCTTCGTGTTTGGCGTGGGCAGCGTGTACGTGTTCTACGGCTACGTGACGCCCTACCTCGAGCAGGTGCTTGGCCTGTCTCCCATGGGTGCGTCGGCCGCGCTCATGGGTTATGGCGTCGTGTGCTTCTTCTCGAACCTGCTGTCTGGTTGGGTGGACGCGCGCTTTGGGATGAGGGCGCTCATCGTGACGTTCCCCGTCCTGGCCGCGCTGCTGTTTGGCCTGTGGGCGCTGGGCCCCGCCATGCCCGCCGCGCTTGTGGTGGTCATGGGGATCGCGCTGCTCATGTACGTGGCGAGCGTGCCGTGTATCTCGGCGTTCATGGAGACGGCGCGTCGCAGCCACCCCAAGGCGCTCACGCTTGCGAGCTCGCTGGAGCCCATGTCGTTCAACATCGGCATCGCGTTTGGCACGGCGGCGGGCGGCGCCGTGGTGAGTGGCCCGGGTATCGCGAGCGTGGGCCTCGTGGGCGGGGCGTTCGCGCTCGTGGCCCTGGCGCTCGTCATCGTGACGCTGCGACTGCTCAAGCGCCGCCGCTAG
- a CDS encoding FprA family A-type flavoprotein, which yields MNITDNIAYVGVNDHDIDLFEGQYDVRKNGMSYNSYVVFGAEKVAVTDTVDAHFVDEWLGKLDGALAGRTPDYLVVHHMEPDHSAGIATFMERYPQVTVVASAMAFKMMAAYFGTDFADRRVIVKEGSTLDLGGRTLTFVGAPNVHWPEVMFSYVPEDKVLFSADGFGKFGALDVEDPEGWACEARRYYFGIVGKFGKNVQAVLSKAAGLDIEHICPLHGPVLSENLGYYLDLYNTWSSYEPEDKGVTIAYSSVYGNTKAAALELASALEKRGQTVATFDLARDDMAEAVDSAFEYDRLVLASITYAGGIFPHMSTFIHTLAEHAYQKRTVALVESGTWAPMAAKVMRAQVEQMSDITLAENVVTVRGAVDDSVRTQIEALADELVRVE from the coding sequence ATGAACATCACAGACAACATCGCCTACGTGGGCGTGAACGACCATGACATCGACCTGTTCGAGGGCCAGTACGACGTGCGCAAGAACGGCATGTCGTACAACTCCTACGTTGTGTTCGGCGCCGAGAAGGTCGCCGTCACCGACACGGTCGACGCCCACTTCGTGGACGAGTGGCTCGGCAAGCTCGACGGCGCGCTCGCCGGCCGCACACCCGACTACCTCGTGGTCCACCACATGGAGCCCGACCACTCGGCCGGCATCGCCACCTTCATGGAACGCTATCCCCAGGTGACCGTCGTGGCGTCTGCCATGGCGTTCAAGATGATGGCCGCCTACTTTGGCACGGACTTCGCCGACCGCAGGGTCATCGTGAAGGAGGGCTCCACGCTTGACCTGGGCGGTCGCACGCTCACGTTCGTGGGCGCGCCCAACGTGCACTGGCCCGAGGTCATGTTCTCCTACGTTCCCGAGGACAAGGTGCTGTTCTCCGCGGACGGCTTCGGCAAGTTCGGCGCGTTGGACGTCGAGGACCCGGAGGGTTGGGCCTGCGAGGCGCGCCGCTACTACTTTGGCATCGTGGGCAAGTTCGGCAAGAACGTGCAGGCTGTGCTAAGTAAGGCCGCGGGCCTGGACATCGAGCACATCTGCCCGCTGCATGGTCCCGTGCTGTCCGAGAACCTCGGCTACTACCTGGACCTCTACAACACCTGGTCGAGCTACGAGCCCGAGGACAAGGGCGTGACCATCGCCTACTCCTCCGTCTACGGCAACACGAAGGCTGCGGCCCTGGAGCTTGCCTCGGCGCTCGAGAAGCGTGGCCAGACCGTCGCCACGTTCGACCTCGCCCGCGACGACATGGCCGAGGCCGTGGATTCGGCGTTCGAGTACGACCGCCTTGTGCTCGCGAGCATCACCTACGCAGGTGGCATCTTCCCGCACATGAGCACGTTCATCCACACGCTCGCCGAGCACGCCTACCAGAAGCGCACGGTGGCGCTCGTCGAGTCTGGCACCTGGGCTCCCATGGCCGCGAAGGTCATGCGCGCGCAGGTGGAGCAGATGAGCGACATCACGCTTGCCGAGAACGTCGTGACGGTGCGCGGCGCCGTTGACGATTCGGTGCGCACCCAGATCGAGGCCCTGGCAGACGAGCTTGTCCGTGTAGAGTAG